From one Alicyclobacillus acidocaldarius subsp. acidocaldarius Tc-4-1 genomic stretch:
- a CDS encoding glutamate synthase-related protein — MRHRAGYVNNEGDGCGLLLDIPRALWASRLESLGQSGRLVHEPGFWVGHFLLEKEVSQEPILRVLTHHGMEPVAVVEDHVDESVLGPLGKKVKPHFLQMAGCLPHRDDARVFAAFAEIDELPGVHVASLSHDQVVYKVVGNDETLYRFYKDLQNPLCRSAFVIAHTRYSTNTTTSFPRVQPFSCLGHNGEINTIARFYTESKMIGVPVRPEFSDSQMVDRTLCALVATRGWSLFEAAELLFPPIIHEIKSMPEELSDLYMYYRSLWGPFAQGPAGVMMRYGNAAVFSVDALGLRPMWQLESDTAYYFSSEQGIVPLDIWTAEPKPLAPGEKVGVRWSETGVKIYTYDELQLEVLELAKQRFNFRGEHRNLHFAVPYGVSQDVAHAKRDAKPLDIRMLAFGFRDDDLKLMDQEIQSGAEPIKSLGFDSPIGALSEEATLLSDFLHETVAVVTNPAIDREREIEHFSTRCVLGRRPSFDGLYQEAPRVEVQAPILLEGLPESYGVAYDEIQNLAHRFGTVCYEDALAMLRTSPNGTAEILIHRRDGESVPEALERFSLEALEAVQAGANVIVLDDRLQFRRGPHIDPFLVVSAVHRALLRPAAKEKGEHLRRRTSLILRSGGIRNLHDIMVSLGLGADAVVPYHMWEYAANKGGLHAIENLYKALTKGIEKVISTLGIHEVRGYERLFSAIGLADEVAEHLAIPNFCGSQKAGLTFARMEEMSELRRTWYEAQDRKSIRPNRLFQLYPRIWKTAGSVADGELPYEEFVAKLQQFETDNPISIRHLLGFREDIEPAEGEIDTTIDGHAYPMVISSMSFGSQNETAYRAYAEAAYRMNIVCLNGEGGEIKDLLEKYPRNRGRQIASGRFGVNADLCNNAYVLEIKIGQGAKPGEGGHLPGSKVTAQVAAARNATQGVDLISPSNNHDIYSIEDLAQVIYELKEINPLAKVAVKVPVVPNIGTIAVGIAKAGADIITLSGFDGGTGAARAHAIRHVGLPMEIGVKLAHEALCEAGLREYVELWADGGMKSGHDVMKAILLGANRVGFGTMAMVAIGCTACRACHKDTCHVGIATQMHDLAEAQAKGLKQFEPQDFDRAVSQLVRFFSEVGKHVEVLTRKLGAKRTQDLVGRSDLLVNLREDARLDTSWLLRVREEYLGQGCHIRYRTFEEAYGDVIQDVAAVGAATGTDGVVTAVGSRVTSIRAVPRALGTRLSGESIRQKRRGEVGPIVHEGVAGAGFAAYHTEGMVSVALGGAQDGVGKAAFGGKIVVLKGQCADGVWRGGSVGKGLAYGAAKGLFIIQGNADARACIRLSGADVVIGGEMEAPVRGDLSHIANRANIKGFAFEYMTGGRAVVLGDPGPWICSGMTGGRVYLRHDPEMGLDEKALRRRIAKGAKVALRVIDAQGRNDIVELLGAYQLELRRYGQHEEARRLQKLIDNPSLHFLMVEPAHEITDQDIATE, encoded by the coding sequence ATGCGCCACCGGGCGGGATACGTCAATAACGAAGGAGACGGGTGCGGTCTCCTGTTGGACATTCCAAGAGCGCTGTGGGCTTCGCGGCTCGAGAGCCTCGGGCAATCAGGGCGGCTCGTCCACGAACCGGGCTTTTGGGTGGGTCACTTCCTGTTGGAGAAGGAAGTGTCTCAGGAGCCCATTCTGCGCGTCTTGACTCATCATGGCATGGAGCCGGTCGCGGTTGTCGAGGATCATGTGGATGAATCCGTGCTCGGCCCGCTTGGCAAGAAGGTCAAGCCGCACTTCCTTCAGATGGCGGGGTGCCTGCCTCATCGGGACGACGCGCGCGTGTTTGCGGCGTTTGCCGAGATCGACGAGTTGCCGGGCGTCCACGTCGCCTCCCTTTCACATGATCAGGTCGTGTACAAGGTCGTGGGCAACGACGAGACGCTGTATCGCTTCTACAAGGATCTGCAAAATCCGCTTTGCCGATCCGCATTCGTGATTGCGCACACGCGGTATTCCACGAATACGACGACGTCCTTCCCGCGCGTGCAGCCCTTCTCTTGCCTCGGACACAACGGGGAGATCAACACGATTGCGCGGTTTTACACGGAGTCGAAGATGATTGGCGTGCCGGTGCGGCCAGAGTTCAGCGATTCGCAGATGGTCGACAGGACGCTTTGCGCACTCGTGGCGACGCGCGGCTGGTCGCTGTTCGAAGCTGCGGAGCTGCTGTTTCCGCCCATCATTCATGAGATCAAGTCGATGCCAGAAGAATTGTCGGACTTGTACATGTATTACCGGTCGCTCTGGGGGCCGTTTGCGCAGGGACCCGCGGGCGTCATGATGCGCTACGGCAACGCCGCGGTGTTCAGCGTTGACGCGCTCGGCCTCCGGCCTATGTGGCAGCTCGAATCGGACACGGCGTATTACTTCTCCTCGGAGCAGGGCATTGTCCCGCTCGACATCTGGACGGCTGAGCCTAAGCCGCTCGCGCCAGGGGAGAAGGTGGGCGTGCGGTGGAGCGAGACGGGGGTCAAGATCTACACGTACGACGAGCTGCAGCTCGAGGTCTTGGAACTCGCGAAGCAGCGATTCAACTTTCGCGGCGAGCACCGCAATCTCCATTTTGCCGTGCCGTACGGCGTGAGTCAGGACGTCGCGCATGCGAAGCGGGACGCGAAGCCGCTCGATATTCGCATGCTGGCGTTTGGCTTCCGCGACGATGATCTCAAGCTCATGGATCAGGAGATCCAGAGCGGGGCAGAGCCCATCAAGTCGCTCGGTTTCGACAGCCCCATTGGCGCGCTGTCGGAAGAAGCGACCCTGCTCTCCGATTTCCTGCATGAAACCGTCGCCGTGGTGACGAACCCGGCCATCGACCGCGAGCGCGAGATCGAGCACTTCAGCACGCGTTGCGTCCTGGGGCGTCGGCCCTCGTTCGATGGGCTGTATCAGGAGGCGCCGCGCGTGGAGGTTCAGGCGCCCATCCTGCTCGAGGGTTTGCCCGAGTCGTACGGCGTAGCGTACGACGAGATTCAAAACCTGGCGCACCGGTTCGGCACCGTCTGCTACGAAGACGCGTTGGCCATGCTGCGCACGAGCCCGAACGGGACGGCGGAGATCTTGATTCACCGCCGCGACGGCGAAAGCGTGCCGGAGGCGTTGGAGCGCTTTTCACTCGAGGCGCTGGAAGCGGTACAGGCGGGGGCCAACGTCATTGTGTTGGATGATCGCCTGCAATTTCGCCGCGGGCCGCACATCGACCCGTTCCTGGTGGTGTCGGCGGTTCACCGCGCGCTCTTGCGGCCGGCGGCCAAGGAGAAAGGCGAGCATTTGCGCCGGCGCACGAGCCTGATCTTGCGCAGCGGCGGCATCCGCAACCTGCACGACATCATGGTATCCCTCGGGCTCGGTGCAGACGCGGTCGTGCCGTATCACATGTGGGAATACGCGGCGAACAAGGGCGGACTGCACGCCATTGAGAACTTGTACAAGGCGCTGACAAAAGGCATCGAGAAGGTCATCTCGACCCTCGGCATCCATGAGGTCCGCGGGTACGAGCGCCTGTTCAGCGCCATCGGCTTGGCGGACGAAGTGGCCGAGCACCTCGCCATCCCGAACTTCTGCGGCTCGCAAAAGGCTGGATTGACGTTCGCGCGGATGGAGGAGATGTCCGAGCTGCGGCGCACCTGGTACGAAGCGCAGGACCGGAAGAGCATCCGGCCCAACCGGTTGTTCCAATTGTATCCGCGCATCTGGAAGACAGCGGGTTCCGTGGCGGACGGCGAATTGCCGTACGAGGAATTTGTCGCCAAGCTGCAGCAGTTTGAGACGGATAACCCGATTTCCATTCGCCACCTGCTCGGGTTCCGGGAGGACATCGAACCGGCCGAGGGCGAGATCGACACAACCATTGACGGCCACGCCTATCCGATGGTCATCAGTTCGATGTCGTTCGGGTCCCAGAACGAGACGGCGTACCGCGCGTACGCGGAGGCGGCGTACCGCATGAACATCGTCTGCCTGAACGGCGAGGGCGGCGAGATCAAGGACCTGCTCGAGAAGTATCCGCGCAACCGAGGCAGACAGATTGCGTCGGGCCGATTCGGCGTCAACGCGGACCTTTGCAACAACGCGTACGTGCTCGAGATCAAGATTGGCCAGGGCGCGAAGCCGGGCGAAGGCGGACATCTGCCTGGCTCCAAGGTGACCGCGCAGGTGGCGGCGGCCCGCAATGCGACGCAGGGCGTCGACCTGATTTCGCCGTCCAACAACCACGACATCTACTCCATTGAGGACTTGGCGCAGGTCATCTACGAGCTCAAGGAGATCAACCCGCTTGCCAAAGTGGCGGTCAAGGTGCCTGTGGTGCCGAATATCGGGACCATCGCCGTTGGCATTGCGAAGGCCGGGGCGGACATCATCACGCTGTCCGGCTTCGACGGGGGCACGGGCGCGGCACGGGCGCACGCCATTCGCCACGTCGGCCTGCCGATGGAAATTGGCGTCAAGCTGGCGCATGAGGCGCTCTGCGAAGCGGGACTCCGCGAGTACGTGGAGCTCTGGGCGGATGGCGGCATGAAGTCGGGGCACGACGTCATGAAGGCCATCCTACTCGGCGCCAACCGGGTGGGCTTCGGCACCATGGCGATGGTCGCCATCGGCTGCACGGCTTGCCGCGCTTGCCACAAGGACACGTGCCACGTCGGTATTGCGACGCAGATGCACGATCTCGCCGAGGCGCAGGCGAAGGGGCTGAAACAGTTTGAGCCCCAGGATTTCGACCGCGCGGTCTCGCAACTGGTGCGCTTCTTCTCCGAGGTGGGCAAGCATGTCGAGGTGCTCACGCGCAAGCTCGGCGCGAAGCGCACGCAGGACCTCGTCGGCCGGAGCGATCTGCTGGTGAACCTGCGCGAGGACGCTCGGCTCGACACGTCGTGGCTGCTTCGGGTCCGCGAGGAATACCTGGGTCAGGGTTGTCACATCCGCTACCGCACGTTTGAAGAGGCGTATGGCGACGTCATCCAGGACGTGGCAGCCGTTGGGGCGGCGACGGGTACGGACGGCGTCGTGACGGCAGTGGGATCCAGAGTGACGTCCATCCGAGCCGTGCCGCGTGCGCTCGGCACGAGGCTGTCCGGGGAGAGCATCCGCCAGAAGCGGCGCGGTGAGGTGGGCCCCATCGTTCACGAGGGCGTGGCGGGCGCCGGATTCGCGGCTTACCACACCGAAGGCATGGTGTCCGTGGCTTTGGGTGGCGCGCAGGATGGCGTGGGCAAGGCCGCGTTCGGCGGCAAGATTGTCGTCCTGAAGGGCCAGTGTGCCGATGGCGTCTGGCGTGGCGGCTCGGTCGGCAAGGGCTTGGCGTACGGTGCGGCCAAGGGGCTCTTCATCATCCAGGGCAACGCAGACGCGCGAGCCTGCATCCGGTTGTCTGGCGCAGACGTCGTCATCGGCGGCGAAATGGAGGCCCCGGTGCGCGGCGACCTTTCGCACATCGCCAACCGCGCGAACATCAAGGGGTTCGCCTTCGAGTACATGACGGGCGGCCGCGCGGTGGTGTTGGGCGATCCCGGCCCGTGGATCTGCTCGGGCATGACGGGCGGGCGGGTGTACCTGCGGCACGATCCGGAGATGGGCCTGGACGAAAAGGCGCTTCGGCGGCGCATTGCCAAGGGCGCGAAGGTCGCGCTCCGCGTGATCGACGCGCAGGGCCGGAACGACATCGTCGAGCTTTTGGGCGCATACCAGCTCGAATTGCGCCGTTACGGCCAACACGAGGAGGCGCGCCGGCTCCAGAAGCTCATCGACAACCCGTCGCTCCACTTCCTCATGGTCGAGCCCGCGCACGAGATCACGGATCAGGACATCGCGACGGAATAA
- a CDS encoding anthranilate synthase component II has product MLLMIDNFDSFTYNLVQYCLELGADVVVRRNDVSLEELKALRPAGVLVSPGPCSPREAGVSVDAIRYFAGRVPLLGVCLGHQSLGYAYGGKVVRAREPVHGKTSMILHNGSDPLFRDIPSPFRATRYHSLVVERESLPDAFVVTAEVDGYIMAMRHRPTGAVGVQFHPESILTDHGKTMIRNFLADVA; this is encoded by the coding sequence ATGCTGTTGATGATCGACAACTTTGACTCGTTCACTTACAACCTCGTTCAATATTGTTTGGAATTGGGTGCTGACGTCGTTGTGCGCCGCAACGATGTTTCCTTGGAAGAACTGAAGGCGCTGCGGCCCGCAGGGGTCCTGGTGTCTCCCGGCCCGTGTTCCCCGCGCGAAGCGGGTGTGTCGGTGGACGCCATTCGATACTTCGCGGGGCGCGTGCCTCTGTTGGGCGTGTGCCTAGGCCATCAGTCCCTCGGGTACGCATACGGAGGCAAAGTCGTCCGCGCGCGAGAACCCGTTCACGGAAAAACCTCGATGATTCTCCACAATGGCTCAGACCCCTTGTTTCGAGACATCCCCTCTCCGTTTCGGGCCACGAGATATCACTCCCTGGTCGTGGAACGCGAGTCGCTTCCCGACGCGTTCGTCGTCACGGCCGAGGTAGACGGCTACATCATGGCCATGCGCCACCGGCCGACGGGCGCGGTGGGCGTGCAGTTTCACCCGGAGAGCATCCTGACCGACCACGGGAAGACCATGATCCGCAACTTTTTGGCGGACGTGGCGTGA
- the argC gene encoding N-acetyl-gamma-glutamyl-phosphate reductase, producing the protein MSNVRVGIVGPTGYAGMELVRLVAGHPRMTLVYLAGSGARTGPLDAHLPHLHALADALPPVEPLDVQKAADLCDLVFVALPSGESGRVAWEIVQAGRDGGVKVIDLSGDLRLPPEEYEAWYGKPPLPREAIAQACYGLPERHRESIREASLVANPGCYATACALAVLPLGNLLADLKGPMVFDAKSGVTGAGRAPKEHLHLGELANDVYPYRVGQHQHTPEIERALGGAVRVLLTTQLLPVPRGILVCAYVPIPPDAAPVVYDRYVSFCEGEPFVRLLPDGEMPHIKAVNGTNECHVAVRWDERSRLLQVFTAIDNLGKGAAGQAVQNANLMFGWPEREGLNLVPLWM; encoded by the coding sequence ATGTCGAACGTGCGGGTCGGGATCGTGGGTCCCACCGGATATGCCGGCATGGAACTGGTGCGCCTCGTCGCGGGACACCCGCGTATGACCTTGGTGTACTTGGCCGGATCGGGCGCTCGAACGGGTCCACTTGATGCGCATCTGCCCCATCTGCATGCGCTGGCTGACGCGCTGCCGCCTGTCGAGCCCCTGGATGTCCAAAAAGCCGCGGACTTGTGCGATCTCGTCTTCGTCGCACTGCCCTCCGGGGAGTCGGGACGAGTGGCGTGGGAGATTGTGCAGGCTGGACGCGATGGCGGCGTCAAGGTCATTGACCTGTCCGGGGATCTCCGGCTTCCGCCGGAGGAGTACGAAGCGTGGTACGGGAAGCCGCCTTTGCCGCGAGAGGCCATCGCGCAAGCGTGCTACGGCTTGCCTGAGCGCCATCGCGAGTCGATTCGGGAGGCGTCGCTCGTGGCGAACCCCGGGTGCTACGCGACGGCCTGCGCCCTCGCGGTCTTGCCTCTGGGGAATCTCCTGGCGGACCTGAAGGGGCCCATGGTGTTCGACGCCAAGTCCGGCGTCACCGGCGCAGGGCGTGCGCCGAAGGAGCACCTTCACCTCGGCGAGCTCGCGAACGACGTGTATCCGTATCGGGTGGGCCAACATCAGCACACGCCTGAAATCGAACGGGCGCTCGGCGGCGCGGTGCGCGTGCTCCTCACGACGCAGCTTCTGCCGGTCCCACGAGGGATTTTGGTGTGCGCGTACGTCCCCATTCCGCCGGACGCAGCCCCCGTGGTGTATGATCGGTATGTGTCGTTTTGCGAAGGCGAGCCGTTTGTACGGTTGCTGCCAGACGGCGAGATGCCGCACATCAAGGCCGTGAACGGGACCAACGAGTGCCACGTGGCCGTGCGCTGGGATGAGCGATCGCGACTGCTTCAGGTGTTCACGGCCATCGACAACCTCGGGAAGGGCGCAGCGGGGCAGGCCGTCCAAAACGCCAACTTGATGTTTGGTTGGCCTGAGCGAGAGGGTCTGAATCTCGTCCCGCTGTGGATGTGA
- a CDS encoding aspartate aminotransferase family protein yields MKTALGQLADQVLFQNYGKRDIALVRGEGAYVYDDEGRRYLDFTAGIAVCNLGHAHPGVTEVIERQARTLLHVSNLFLIEGQVELAEKLTRLADRGTGPYRAMFVNTGTEANEGALKLARRYQYVSGHPEKIRVVALPNSFHGRTMGSLSVTSNPKYREGMTPLVPGFEVAETYEGAVEMLDEHTAACIVEVVQGEAGVRPVDNGVLHRLAARAKEVGALFIVDEVQTGVGRTGRFFGFEHFDLSPDIITMAKGLGNGIPTGAILAKQHVADAFTPGMHGSTFGGNPFAMAVANYVVDVVRDPAFLQRVQRVGEALRRVLEANFDGVTGLGLMWGFDVDDASTWRKRAAERGLLVTACGPRRIRVVPPLIIDEQHVEEFEAIVKKVGRA; encoded by the coding sequence ATGAAGACGGCGTTGGGGCAGTTGGCGGACCAGGTCCTGTTTCAGAACTACGGCAAGCGAGATATCGCCCTTGTCCGAGGCGAGGGCGCGTATGTGTACGACGACGAGGGCAGGCGGTACCTCGATTTCACGGCGGGGATCGCCGTGTGCAACCTCGGCCACGCGCATCCGGGCGTGACCGAGGTGATAGAGCGGCAGGCGAGGACGCTCTTGCACGTCTCCAACCTGTTTCTCATTGAGGGTCAGGTCGAACTGGCGGAAAAGTTGACCCGTTTGGCGGATCGCGGAACGGGGCCGTATCGGGCCATGTTCGTGAACACGGGCACGGAGGCGAACGAAGGAGCCCTCAAGCTCGCCCGGCGATATCAGTACGTCAGCGGGCATCCCGAGAAGATCCGCGTGGTGGCGCTGCCCAACAGTTTTCACGGTCGAACGATGGGCTCCTTGTCGGTGACGTCCAACCCCAAGTACCGCGAGGGCATGACGCCGCTTGTGCCCGGCTTTGAGGTGGCGGAGACCTATGAGGGCGCCGTGGAGATGCTAGATGAGCACACGGCGGCGTGCATCGTCGAGGTCGTGCAGGGCGAGGCGGGCGTGCGGCCCGTCGACAACGGCGTGCTTCACAGGTTGGCGGCCCGCGCGAAGGAAGTGGGCGCGCTCTTCATCGTGGACGAGGTCCAGACCGGTGTCGGGCGAACCGGGCGTTTCTTCGGATTCGAGCACTTTGATCTGTCGCCGGACATCATCACCATGGCGAAGGGACTGGGCAATGGAATTCCCACGGGAGCCATTCTGGCCAAACAGCATGTGGCGGACGCGTTTACGCCTGGCATGCACGGATCGACCTTCGGCGGCAATCCGTTCGCGATGGCGGTGGCCAATTATGTGGTCGATGTGGTGCGCGATCCGGCCTTCCTCCAACGCGTCCAGCGGGTGGGCGAGGCGCTTCGACGCGTGCTCGAAGCGAACTTCGACGGCGTGACGGGCCTGGGCCTTATGTGGGGGTTTGACGTGGACGACGCCTCGACGTGGCGCAAGCGCGCCGCGGAGCGCGGGCTGCTCGTGACCGCGTGCGGGCCTCGGCGCATTCGCGTCGTTCCACCACTCATCATCGACGAACAGCACGTCGAAGAATTTGAGGCCATCGTCAAAAAAGTCGGCCGCGCCTGA
- a CDS encoding N-acetyltransferase — protein sequence MDIRKATSADVEDMQRLIQHFADMGLMLPRTIKSLCEHLQCFTVAVEDGRVIGVGGLHVLWTDLAEIRSLAVAPEAHGKGVGSQIVKALLKEAEDLGIAQVLSLTYQTRFFEKLNFHVVRKETLPHKVWKDCIYCNKFYHCDEVAMVYYTRHFQPLKQAKEA from the coding sequence TTGGACATCCGGAAGGCGACCTCAGCGGACGTCGAAGATATGCAACGACTGATTCAACACTTTGCCGACATGGGACTGATGCTGCCGCGCACCATCAAATCGCTTTGTGAGCATCTGCAGTGCTTCACGGTCGCAGTGGAAGATGGGCGCGTCATCGGTGTTGGGGGATTGCACGTCCTGTGGACGGATCTCGCTGAAATCCGTTCGCTCGCTGTTGCGCCTGAAGCGCACGGGAAAGGCGTGGGCAGTCAGATTGTCAAAGCGCTGTTAAAAGAGGCGGAAGACCTCGGCATCGCGCAGGTGCTCTCTCTGACGTATCAGACCCGATTTTTTGAGAAGCTGAACTTTCACGTCGTGCGGAAGGAAACGCTGCCGCATAAAGTGTGGAAGGATTGCATCTACTGTAACAAGTTCTATCACTGCGATGAAGTCGCGATGGTTTACTATACGCGCCATTTCCAGCCGTTGAAACAGGCGAAGGAAGCCTGA
- a CDS encoding anthranilate synthase component I family protein — translation MRQSNLSAEMSVDPYYLYLSLRDDLGPGRVFLLEAGREDIPSDYQMSLIGMAPLVEVQVRDHVVSVFTHPDLAAHLFSIARSAGVEVPRAPYPWESVVGGNVIHVQAQDPMALLDRIRSALCELLCGPDGEPFSAGFLGYVAYDAIRYLERVPMTAEDDRHLPEIRLLWHAAVAQLSGSTVTVFRQDDAPVLRADPKLAQELDETERRIATVCREGLAVPPVLDEMAEIGADDPVITYDVPKDMYCRNVEIAVEYIRAGDIFQVVPSTRMQVRGGLPPLAAYDRLRQLNPSPYMFVAEYPGMVLYGASPEVQFRALRGRAEMKPIAGTTRGRGSSPEEDARLVAELKQDAKENAEHVMLVDLCRNDLGRVAKPGTVAVPELMVVERYSHLYHLVSRVTAELRDDVSVFHALLTTFPNGTLSGAPKIRAMEIIDELEPYRRGPYGGFIGMVDAWANANTAIFIRSVVAIGDVQYVQVGAGVVYDSVPEREWDECHFKAGAILDVLTGLRTKPIPAK, via the coding sequence ATGAGACAATCCAACCTTTCCGCGGAGATGAGCGTCGATCCGTATTATCTTTACCTCTCGCTCCGCGATGACCTCGGCCCTGGGCGCGTCTTTTTGCTCGAGGCTGGGCGAGAAGACATTCCGAGCGATTATCAGATGAGCCTCATCGGCATGGCGCCGCTCGTCGAGGTGCAGGTGCGCGATCACGTCGTCAGCGTGTTCACTCATCCAGATCTCGCGGCTCACCTGTTTTCCATCGCGCGGTCGGCCGGTGTCGAGGTTCCGCGCGCGCCGTATCCGTGGGAGAGCGTGGTCGGCGGGAACGTCATCCACGTGCAGGCCCAAGATCCCATGGCACTCCTCGACAGGATTCGCTCGGCGCTGTGCGAGCTCTTGTGTGGCCCGGACGGAGAGCCGTTCAGCGCCGGTTTTCTCGGCTACGTAGCGTATGACGCCATCCGCTACCTGGAGCGCGTGCCCATGACGGCCGAGGACGACCGCCATCTTCCCGAAATCCGCCTGCTCTGGCACGCGGCCGTCGCGCAGTTGTCGGGCAGCACGGTCACGGTGTTTCGCCAGGATGACGCGCCGGTGTTGCGCGCGGATCCAAAACTCGCTCAGGAACTGGACGAGACGGAGCGGCGCATCGCCACGGTCTGCCGTGAGGGGCTTGCGGTACCGCCCGTTCTGGACGAGATGGCGGAAATCGGTGCGGACGATCCCGTCATCACCTACGACGTCCCGAAGGACATGTACTGCCGGAATGTCGAGATCGCCGTCGAGTACATTCGGGCGGGCGACATTTTTCAGGTGGTTCCTTCCACCCGCATGCAAGTGCGCGGCGGCTTGCCGCCGCTCGCCGCGTACGATCGCCTGCGGCAGCTCAACCCGTCTCCCTACATGTTTGTGGCGGAGTATCCCGGCATGGTGCTCTATGGGGCGAGCCCGGAGGTGCAGTTCCGCGCGCTCCGCGGGCGGGCGGAGATGAAGCCCATCGCCGGGACGACGCGCGGCCGCGGATCATCTCCAGAGGAGGACGCTCGCCTCGTGGCGGAGTTGAAGCAAGATGCCAAGGAGAACGCGGAGCACGTCATGCTTGTGGATCTGTGTCGGAACGATCTCGGCCGCGTCGCCAAGCCGGGGACCGTCGCGGTGCCGGAGCTGATGGTGGTGGAGCGGTACTCCCACTTGTATCACCTGGTGTCCCGCGTTACCGCGGAACTCCGCGACGACGTGAGCGTGTTTCACGCGCTCCTGACCACCTTTCCAAACGGTACCTTGTCTGGAGCGCCCAAGATTCGGGCCATGGAGATCATCGACGAACTTGAGCCGTATCGGCGCGGGCCATACGGAGGATTCATCGGGATGGTCGACGCGTGGGCCAATGCCAACACGGCCATCTTCATTCGGAGCGTGGTGGCCATCGGGGACGTGCAGTACGTGCAGGTGGGTGCAGGCGTCGTCTACGACTCGGTGCCGGAGCGAGAGTGGGACGAATGCCATTTCAAAGCAGGGGCCATCCTAGACGTTTTGACCGGCCTGCGCACCAAACCCATTCCAGCAAAGTGA
- the argB gene encoding acetylglutamate kinase, translating to MGVIVIKLGGSLQGGADTALAGAVQEARRRGWPVVLVHGGGPRISKRLRDAGIELPFVNGLRQTTDEAMPHVMAALAECNRDIAETLARRGVPVAALADGEIVVAKDVGRLRTGDVAGVRVDPIQAAVSSGRVPVIAPFGRDAAGQPYNINADHAASHIARALGATRLVFLTDVPGIYRDFEAGDLLLDTTPDELEDLLQAGAFNTGMIPKVNAVLHAVRHGVREVWVVDGRDPEAVQMAALGTSERRARGTRLAVQTEGVTA from the coding sequence ATGGGCGTGATCGTCATCAAGCTCGGGGGGTCCCTCCAAGGGGGCGCCGACACGGCGCTCGCAGGCGCCGTGCAGGAGGCCAGGCGAAGAGGATGGCCAGTGGTGTTGGTGCATGGCGGCGGGCCGCGCATTTCCAAGCGGCTTCGGGACGCGGGCATTGAGCTCCCTTTTGTGAATGGACTGCGCCAGACAACCGACGAAGCCATGCCGCACGTGATGGCCGCGCTCGCCGAATGCAATCGCGACATCGCGGAAACGCTGGCCCGGCGCGGCGTGCCCGTGGCCGCGTTGGCGGATGGCGAGATCGTCGTGGCGAAGGACGTGGGGCGGCTTCGCACGGGGGACGTGGCCGGCGTGCGCGTCGATCCGATTCAAGCGGCGGTGTCATCGGGGCGCGTGCCGGTGATTGCGCCGTTCGGCCGCGACGCCGCGGGGCAGCCCTACAATATCAATGCGGACCATGCTGCAAGTCACATCGCGCGCGCACTCGGCGCGACACGGCTGGTGTTTCTGACCGACGTGCCGGGCATCTACCGCGACTTTGAAGCGGGCGATCTCCTGCTCGATACGACGCCGGATGAACTGGAAGATCTCCTCCAGGCAGGCGCGTTCAACACGGGCATGATTCCCAAGGTGAACGCCGTGCTACACGCTGTTCGGCACGGCGTGCGCGAAGTCTGGGTGGTCGACGGGCGGGACCCGGAGGCTGTGCAGATGGCCGCATTAGGAACGAGCGAGAGGCGAGCCCGTGGGACGAGGCTTGCCGTGCAAACCGAAGGAGTGACGGCATGA